A window of Conger conger chromosome 13, fConCon1.1, whole genome shotgun sequence contains these coding sequences:
- the LOC133108756 gene encoding cholinesterase-like — protein sequence MAVTHLMFVLILFAVQCLSLSHSQDDLTVLTEKGKVQGTRVPVPGGSVVAFLGIPYAEPPVGDLRFRRPVPRKAWSGVWEANEFSSTCHQHRDNMFPGFPGAEMWNPNTRLSEDCLYLNVWVPSPTPHAAPVMAWIYGGGFSTGTASLEVYDGRFLSHAEGVLVVSFNYRLGPFGFLALPGSQGVSGNAGLFDQRMVLQWIRDNIAAFGGDPQAVTLFGESAGAACVNFHVLSPGSHPLFTRAILQSGSVNAPWAAVSEGEAWNRSLTLARLLDCESESMPSIEACLRTAQPEAIVSQQYNVLKESGVGLTFKPSVDGDFLTDLPSVLIQSGQFKKTELLLGVNKDEGTYFLVYGTPGFSIEHESLITRDDLLQGVGLFFPGLSDIARDAVVFYYTDWADEFNGTKNRDALSHIVGDYSFTCPVLEFAQRFVSFGHEAYLYFFDHRSSRNAWPPWMGVMHGYEIEFVFGLPLNRSLGYTEEEEAMSRKIMKHWANFARTGNPNVPGSATWPVFSAGTQEYISLNSDSPRTDRKLKAMQCKFWDSFLPKLQDMTVSIDKAELQWKTQFHRWLSYMLDWKNQFNDHSLKKNQCGIL from the exons ATGGCAGTCACACATCTGATGTTTGTCCTGATCCTCTTCGCTGTTCAATGTCTCAGCCTCTCACACAGTCAGGACGACCTCACAGTCCTCACAGAGAAGGGAAAGGTTCAAGGGACGCGGGTCCCAGTGCCGGGAGGATCCGTCGTAGCCTTCCTTGGGATCCCATACGCTGAGCCTCCGGTGGGGGACCTTCGCTTCAGAAGACCTGTGCCCCGGAAGGCCTGGTCAGGGGTTTGGGAAGCAAATGAGTTCTCCAGTACTTGTCACCAGCACAGGGACAACATGTTCCCAGGGTTCCCCGGGGCAGAGATGTGGAACCCCAACACCAGGCTGAGCGAGGACTGCCTGTACTTGAACGTGTGGGTGCCCTCCCCCACGCCGCACGCCGCTCCCGTCATGGCGTGGATCTACGGGGGCGGCTTCTCCACGGGCACCGCCTCTCTCGAGGTGTACGACGGGCGGTTCCTGAGCCATGCCGAAGGAGTCCTGGTGGTGTCCTTCAACTACAGGCTGGGGCCGTTCGGTTTCCTGGCATTACCCGGCAGCCAGGGGGTCTCCGGCAATGCAGGGCTGTTTGACCAGAGGATGGTGCTGCAGTGGATCAGGGACAACATCGCCGCCTTTGGAGGCGACCCGCAAGCCGTCACGTTGTTTGGGGAGAGTGCCGGCGCCGCTTGTGTGAACTTCCATGTCCTGTCCCCGGGGAGTCACCCCCTGTTCACCCGGGCCATTCTGCAGAGCGGCAGCGTCAACGCTCCCTGGGCGGCTGTCTCGGAGGGAGAGGCCTGGAATAGATCCCTCACCCTGGCCCGGCTGCTAGACTGTGAGAGCGAGAGCATGCCCAGCATCGAGGCCTGCCTCCGCACGGCACAGCCAGAGGCGATAGTGAGTCAGCAGTACAACGTCCTGAAAGAATCGGGCGTGGGATTGACCTTCAAACCCAGCGTGGATGGCGACTTCCTCACCGACCTCCCCAGCGTTCTGATCCAGTCTGGCCAGTTTAAAAAAACTGAACTCTTATTGGGTGTGAACAAAGACGAGGGGACGTACTTCCTTGTGTACGGGACTCCGGGATTCAGCATTGAGCACGAGAGCCTCATCACCAGAGACGACCTCCTGCAGGGGGTTGGACTGTTCTTCCCGGGGCTCAGTGACATCGCCCGGGATGCGGTGGTCTTTTATTACACAGACTGGGCCGACGAATTTAATGGAACGAAAAACCGCGACGCCCTCAGCCACATTGTCGGGGATTACTCCTTCACATGCCCCGTGCTGGAGTTCGCACAGAGGTTTGTCAGCTTTGGGCACGAGGCCTACCTGTACTTCTTTGACCACCGATCCTCCAGGAACGCCTGGCCACCATGGATGGGCGTGATGCACGGATATGAGATTGAGTTTGTCTTCGGCCTGCCGCTCAACCGGAGCCTGGGGTACactgaggaggaagaggccaTGAGCAGGAAGATCATGAAGCACTGGGCCAACTTTGCCAGAACTGG GAACCCGAATGTACCAGGGTCGGCGACTTGGCCTGTGTTCAGTGCCGGGACTCAGGAGTACATTTCACTGAATTCAGACTCCCCTCGAACCGACAGAAAACTGAAAGCCATGCAGTGCAAATTCTGGGACAGCTTTCTCCCTAAACTCCAGGACATGACCG